The Gillisia sp. Hel_I_86 genome has a segment encoding these proteins:
- a CDS encoding OmpA family protein, whose translation MKKILLVTVLSAATLTSCVSKKKYVALESELSNTQSNLQRTTMEKEEAQAKLDAIEARVADYNAKINSLKESNDEKMEMNDLTVMSNKTKKQMRATLAKVDQNELSKAKTLEDSINLAVSYNLKQSITEDSESDDVQITVDKTVVMINVSDKLLFKSGSYRLSNKADGLMKKLAEVINSEPSMEVMVEGHTDSQTMVPGSHIQDNWDLSVRRSTSIVRALQDKYNVDPSKLIAAGRSSYAPLVENSNKENMAKNRRTRIVIIPNLDKFFAMMDSE comes from the coding sequence ATGAAAAAAATCCTATTAGTAACAGTATTATCTGCGGCCACCTTGACGTCTTGCGTTTCCAAGAAAAAGTATGTTGCATTAGAAAGTGAATTGTCCAATACTCAAAGCAATTTACAACGTACTACCATGGAAAAAGAAGAGGCACAGGCAAAATTAGATGCTATTGAAGCGCGTGTGGCAGATTACAACGCGAAAATCAATTCTTTAAAAGAATCCAATGATGAAAAAATGGAGATGAACGACCTTACCGTAATGTCCAATAAAACAAAAAAACAAATGAGAGCTACTTTAGCGAAAGTAGATCAAAATGAGCTAAGTAAGGCAAAAACGCTTGAAGATTCCATCAACCTTGCAGTCTCTTACAACTTAAAGCAATCCATCACTGAAGATTCAGAAAGTGATGATGTACAGATCACGGTAGATAAGACTGTTGTGATGATCAATGTTTCAGATAAATTACTTTTTAAAAGTGGGAGCTATAGATTGAGCAACAAAGCGGATGGGTTGATGAAAAAATTAGCTGAAGTTATTAATTCTGAGCCTAGCATGGAAGTAATGGTAGAAGGTCATACCGATTCTCAAACCATGGTTCCTGGATCTCATATTCAAGACAATTGGGATTTAAGCGTTAGAAGATCCACTTCTATAGTAAGGGCGTTACAAGACAAGTACAATGTGGACCCTTCAAAATTAATTGCGGCAGGAAGAAGCAGTTATGCGCCTTTGGTAGAGAACTCCAATAAAGAAAACATGGCGAAAAACAGAAGAACTAGAATAGTAATTATTCCAAATCTCGATAAATTCTTTGCAATGATGGATTCTGAATAG